A segment of the Arachis hypogaea cultivar Tifrunner chromosome 5, arahy.Tifrunner.gnm2.J5K5, whole genome shotgun sequence genome:
ATGCAACATAGAGGTATGTGTTATTTGTAAAACCAAGTGCCCGCAGCATTAACCCTACTTCATGAGGAGTAAGAGGACATTTCCCTCGCTTTCGCTCTCCATCAGCACTTAAATCCTGTATTATCATGAAGCAATGGCTCATTTAGGATATGCATAAATAAACAATGTATGAATGTTTTCAACTGCTTAAGAAATTCAGCAAGTATTAAGAAAAGACAAAACAGCATAATTCTGCTAGTTGAATGGCCAAGTGTTTATCATTAAATGTCAAAAGGATTGTAGTCTTACTGGTAATGTTGTCCACCTTTTTCTTATTTCACCAAGCTCATGTTTCTCTTTTTCTCCGCCACCATAATAACAACGTGAAAATGCCAGCATATCCGGTTCAAACCTGTCATATATCAGTTTAAATGGTGCTATGAGAATCCAAACATTTCATTTTAAGTCTTTATTCATTTATTCCATTTCCCATTTCataatgaaagaacaataaagttTGTTATTAACTCCAATAAATTGCATGATAAAGTTGAATTTCACTCGTCCACTTCCTTAATAACTCAAAGTAGAAGTAATAATTCAACATTTTCTATTTAATCCACGTAATCAACCCCACCTAGTGGGATAAAGCTTTTATACTTTTGTTGAAAGAATTACAATGATTTTCGCCTTTCACAACCAATACAAGCTTGTCTCCTTACCAAGAACACTGTAAGAAATTACTAAACAGGAAAAATCAGATACCTCAAGTGAACTGCTATATAACGGTGTGCCATCTTCTGCATTCTCATAACAATTTTTTGACCTATTTCTTCTATAGGTTTTGTAAACCTCAGTGCATGATAATTAACTCGGCAACGTAGTTTTTGTAGTTCCTCATCAAGGTTATTTGCTAGTCTATAGTCAAACTTTGTCAATTGCACTACCTGCAAAAATATCCCAAATGTTAGTTAGTGCATTCAACTTAATAAAGACATCCAGTAAACTGGCAACCAATTAATATAGTTTCCTCATGAAAGTCATTTCAATGAAACAAAAGAACTTCTAGCaaaataatagtattaaaaaAAGTATCTATTACAATAGGTAATGGGACCATACCTGTCGTCTCAACAGTATTGGCAAAACTTGATCCAGATAATATTCAGGTTCAGATTTTCTTGGGACGCGCATTGTATATGGAGGTTTCTCCATTGATCGCATGAACTTATCGGGGACCCTTTTGACAATTGTAACATCTTTTGCAAGAGAAGAAATGAACCAATCAACATCGAAAATATCGTGGAAGTCactgcatttaaaaaaaaaacagtaagTTTATTACAAGAACGATAATTAACTAGATTCTCATAATTATAACCCGGGTTTAGGGAAAGAATTATAGGATCTGCAGAATACCTGTCATCCTTCCAATAAGAATGATGATCCAATTCGGGCACAACTAGTGTGGCATTAAGAATTCGTGCAACAACAACGGCATCTGTTATCTGGATGCAGGAACATGATTTTCATTTTCACATATAAAACTTATTCATTATTAGTTATTACTAAAGGAGTTTAAAATTGCTAGAACAATTAGGGGGCAGACAGAGCTGAGCTAAGCCTCATATTCCATGAAAACCACTGAATTAGAGCCAATTAGCCTACAGAAGATTGTTAATAAGCTTATATCTTTGTTAAGCTCTTAATCAGTAGGGGAGAAGCTAAGACTGCAGAGCTATTACAAAAGTCTTACTATTATGATTAGCACATTGTAAAACTCATCTCCTGCTTACCCCAGTTCGTTGTTGGTTGAGCCCTCCGCTAGTTGCAATAAGCAAGTACCCATTTGACATTTGTTCACTCACAGCAGCTATTTCATCCCATtaccaaaataagaaagaaagtaaattattaaaaaatcagcAAAATCTTGAAGAGATCACCAAAATAACAAAACGTTGCTCTTCATTTAATAAGGCAAAATCACATCCATTGCAAACAAAGTAACCAACGCAACAACCCTCTACTTATCTCCTTTTATGGCAACAAGATAGCATCAACCGAAACATCCtaaaattcttgggaattcaTGAAGGAACAATCACTTGAATTTTGTTGTTATATACTGTAACTAACACATTTTAATAATGAATAGACTTACGGGCAAAACGGCGTCCCCTTTCACTGCATCCATAGAAGTACTTAGAATACTGCGATTCCCAAATATCAATCGGCGAACGATAACTCCCATCCTACAGAAATGATAACGGCTCTGGCTCTCATGCAAAGCTAAAACTTGGAATCAACGAATAAAGAAGATTAGGACATTGGTTGTGAACATACCAGGGCGGAGTAGAAGGTGCGGTGTTGGGAGTACCATTCGAGATCAGAAGCCATGTGACCGGTGAGAAGGGAAACGATTCCTAAGCCGAAGAGCATGAACCAGCAGAGCATGGAGCGCCAGATCGGCTTCCTGTGGTGAAACGGCGTCGTATTGGACCTCCAACAAACATGCTTGGTTTTGGTGTTGGGTTGCGATGAGAGAGCCAGGTTTGTCCACAACAAGCTGAACCTCCACGCCTTTCCCACCCCTACTCCCATTTGCTTGGGTCACACAACACGCAAACCTCTAACCGTCATCCTTTCCTTCATTCATGGCAATCCCCGTTGTCCATTGCTATAGGTGTTTGCGTAAATGACTCAATGAAATCAATGAATGCAAGTAATGTTGTTGCAGTTGTTGGAGCTGAACGAACCCTAAGTTATTTAGGGCTTTTGCGAGGATTTTATTGTTGCAGCAATTATTGGGTATGGATGAGTGTAGAAACTAGAAAGTTTATAGTATAGTGTGATATGCTTTAAGTGTGTGTGTTGAGGAAGCAGGAGGCACCAACACATACTTGATCACTGTCGCTTCCATTTTCCGTTTTTCTAGATTCAAAGTCTCTGCAATTACTGTTACTACTTTGcttctaatattaaattattattttatatatctataAATATTATGTATCTTAAATAGTTACCACCACCACATTCATATGGTGGACACCTCTAATCTCTCTCTGTTATCATCGCCCGTCTGTTATTATTGGGATTACATGGCTCAATTAAATATGAATTAATCTATAATTCAAAGTGATGGTAGCtaataattttattcaaaattcacccAAGTTGCAATTTATGCACGTAGTTGGTGTATCTTTTTACGTTAAATACAGTTGTAATTTTTGAATAATCCAAGCTTATTCTAACTTGAAGATGGAGAGTTAAACAGAAATCATGGAATCAGTGAAGAAACACGTGGtagttttatttttcatttaggaAAGAGAGACAGAACAGGTGAATTTAATGTGATGGGAAGAAGAGAGCATGGGAACAACAGCTGTAATGCTAATTCGAAGCACAGATTAACTATAATAGGATTAGAAAAAGGATCTTATACCAGATAGCTTCCATAATATGTTCATTTAAGTTACGATGGACCCACTAATTATTTCGATAGAAATTATTTAGTTAGTTAGGATTATATAGATAGTGTATTTGAGGGAAAAATTAATgaattgatatttaatttaatttataatttttttttctctaattcaAGGAAAGATTCCAACAGTCTTTTCAATTTAAACCGatgacattaataaaaataaaaataatataaaaatattattttataaatcaatcattttatatatatttaatatatgttttatatttcatttaaattctgtacaaataattaattagtgattaatttttaatatacagataatataattaaattttaatattttcattaatatttgaaaataaaaaagaatcaaagtaattaatatttagtcaatatacaattactaattttattttattctcgatttttaataaaatagaaagagctcatacttaattaattagtttttcaAATTTCTGGGTGAGTCACTATAGAAAGTAGAAACCACGTGATTTCGGTGATTGgatttcttttgttttaaaatttggaTACTTTGATAGGTGAAGAGGGATGCAAGCAAATGTAAAACCGAAGGTGACAGATAATGAAATGAAACTCACGGCAAACAAAAGCACAATAGCTTGCGATTTTTGGTGTAACTACGAAGCTGCAAGACGAACATCTttatattatactttttttaGGATAAAGAATGATATTAATTCTTTGATAGGGGCCCACAAGTTAGGAAAAAAGAGCAACACAAACTAGGGTGGTTAGAAATTGAATCATTCTTTAATGTTTAGGTGTGCAAATATATGCCTACGGAGACTTGATgctagtctctctctctctctcgttctTTCTTACTTTAGTTAGAGGTGGATATTGGAAACTACCTTACACCTCCACATTAATCATATTTTTTGTTGTGTTTAATATGATACTCTctcattttattaatatatatatagtgttATATGGTGATATATGttgtagaaaaatatttttatgcagaTAAAATggcaaaagaaaaaaacaacacttgaatttaaaaaaaaaactaattggcTATGTTATAAATaagagactgagagagtaatTTAAAAATTGTATTATTGATTTGTGTTTAGGGGTGGAAAAAAGCCAGACGGCCTGTCAggggcctgcagcctggcctgtATTTGGCCTGACCTGGCCtgacctgttataaaataggcagGTTCAGactcttttaaaagccttaatacATCAATAGGTCAGGCTCAAGCTTACTAATTAGCCTTATAGGCCTGTTAGGCCTGCCTGagcctgttaaaatataattaaatatataaacaattatttattattaataaaattatgagatattttaaatttattatattttattataaatatttttgtatattttaaatatgttaaaagtttaaaattttttataaatattaaatatatgacatattatatataacaatttttattaaaaaataaattttttaaataatagttttatttttataaaaaaattattaagccttttaacaggcttcaggccaggccaggcctaATACTTTATAAAGAGCCTATAACAGGCTGCAAGCCAAACTCAGGCCAATTAACTGTATGACAGGCCAGGCCTGTTAAAAACAAAGCCTGacctggcctggcctgtttccGCCCCTAGTTGTGTTCAaaaagtacaatatacaaggggtatttataggtgttaaatgaatcaaagtaataaagacatagaatccttcaattaatgtacagatatgctatataaatatagacgatactaattgatctaaattgattctaatgattctctaacatccctcctcaaactcaagtgggagctaaagataccaacttgagtttggaaAACAAAGTCCGAAAACGAGTCGGGTGATGaactttcgtgaagatatcagcagtctgatatagtgttccaacagcaatgagacgaacagcatcaataagaatacgttgccgaacaaagtgacaatcaatctcaatgtgtttggtacgttcatgaaacacatcattatgggcgatctgaatagcactgcggttatcacaaaaaaacatcagtaggggacgactgaggagcacccaaatcttcgagaagccaacgaaccaAGATAACTTCAGCAAtggtgtcagcgagggcacggtactcaacttctgtgcttgagcgagcagtgaacgtttgcttcttagcatGCCAAGAgatgagagcgtcgccaagaaacaaacagtaaccagtagtagaacgacgatcagtgagatcaccagcccaatcagcatcggagtaagcctaaagagacaaagaggaatgggcagaaaaataaaggccatgaaatagagtgcctttgatgtagcaaagaatgcgaagaactgccgcatattgagtagtacgaggagctgacaagaactggctaagtacatgaaccggataggcgatgtctggtcgggtgacagtcaagtagacgagattgccaactaactgtcgatagagagtcggattatccaaaacagtgtcatccataggggtaaaacgaacattaggctcaagaggagtagactcagtgcgactatctgtaatcccagtgcgagcaagaagatctgaagcatacttagcctcaagttctaacctaacttgacattggctatgctaacactcaactattcactcttagtgctaacccaactaagaaagggataccaaacaggtacaagatacaagacacattaatcaacctaaagaaatcagaaaataactctaggcttttctctcaggtgtttctctcagcctttttccattcatggctttttcttaagctttctcacaatgcattttctcacaagaaattacagaaagataaacatagaaaagaacattacaatcagtaaaacatgaaggagattgacttcatcaacaacctctttactatgtgcaaaaccagattcgcaaacctcagatgcagttcttcagtattggccgaatgcttctttaaaagaaagcattatccaagtagatgaacttcttaacagaacactgttctcactttctggttttctctccttgccttCTGAATGAACATCAAGCtgcttttatctccttgcatgttgctgagttcttcttccaaggtcaacaccttgagctttgagcttcaccaacccacataTTTACTTTTTCTCCTTAATCTTCAGATTAGAAACTTTCCTTCTGACTTCcttatcttgaccgaaagccataatgcagcaaccatagaaatcttccaaAGGTCAACAtgatctgagcccttgaaaaccaacttggtccccaagacatgTTTGAGACCGTGGATACACAGCAGATTAGGGCAGAAAACAACTTTCCCTTGTGTGCCATTTTCGGACTTGCAGAGTGTTGGGAGGTAGAAAAGAAGATATGAAGCACGCAAATGGAAATGGATTACTTTTACCTAAAACCGGATTTGGCTTGAACTTGTTAATTTGACCTTAGCTTTTCTTGCCTgaccttctctttctttcctcttctttgaaTAGCTTAGGAGCTAAGCACTTTCTCTTACTTCTGTGATTTGACATGGTCAGAGAAAAAGTAACGTTGAGTTTGTGAAAGCAAGTGAAAGGGAAAAAGCTTGCTGAACTCAATTCGGGCTTAGGTATGAATATGATTTGCTTGGCCCGTTTTGATTTCTttggctttgtttcttttgggcttttgtttttgcttttcagCCCAACAGCttggttattttatttttcattccatttgggctgtaattcaaattttggcctgcaacaaaaaataaataattagtaacatgtaattataattaatcaacactaattatttattttgtccaaaaataatgtttgtcatcacttaatttatttagttaatttcttaactcaacaatctcccccttgatgacaaacataatttaagcaataatcaaaaggaaatgaatttgagtaaggtttagaaactcctttgatttttgtcatttgctcttatgttgctccccctttccttttcaagattagctctccctggatttatgctttcctctttgttcctATTTTCCATAGTACTCAAATAGAATGCTATAGAGAGCTATGCACAATAATTTTGTCTAAGGGATATCACACAAGCAACATCACATTATTAGCCCAACATCCAGCTAATATTAGCAGCTAAAAGATTCAACATGTGATCTTAAAATTAATGCAACAGTCAGACAAAAATCCCAAAAGAAATACTAGTAGCTGCAGTAATGCCAAAAAATTTCTAAGGACACACATCACATCCTATTGtttttactcccccttttgtcatcaagggaggatAATAAGCATTATCAACAGAGGCAATGCCTTATATCCTACAGAAAAGAGTTAGATTACAGTTCAAAGAACTAACTAACAACCAAAAGTGCAGCAGTATctagagttattacagtcatccgaGACAACAAAAGTAGGCCAAACAGTAGCAAAATAAAACAGAGTTCA
Coding sequences within it:
- the LOC112801510 gene encoding O-fucosyltransferase 29; protein product: MGVGVGKAWRFSLLWTNLALSSQPNTKTKHVCWRSNTTPFHHRKPIWRSMLCWFMLFGLGIVSLLTGHMASDLEWYSQHRTFYSALDGSYRSPIDIWESQYSKYFYGCSERGRRFAPAVSEQMSNGYLLIATSGGLNQQRTGITDAVVVARILNATLVVPELDHHSYWKDDSDFHDIFDVDWFISSLAKDVTIVKRVPDKFMRSMEKPPYTMRVPRKSEPEYYLDQVLPILLRRQVVQLTKFDYRLANNLDEELQKLRCRVNYHALRFTKPIEEIGQKIVMRMQKMAHRYIAVHLRFEPDMLAFSRCYYGGGEKEKHELGEIRKRWTTLPDLSADGERKRGKCPLTPHEVGLMLRALGFTNNTYLYVASGEIYGGDETMQPLKDLFPNIYTKEMLADEELKPLLPFSSRLAAIDYIVCDESNVFVTNNNGNMAKIIAGRRRYMGHKRTIRPNTKKLSSLFMARHKMDWDTFAKKVKSCQRGFMGEPDEMRPGRGEFHEYPASCICERTSVDEFARDGYRPQANLTGKA